A window of Perognathus longimembris pacificus isolate PPM17 chromosome 6, ASM2315922v1, whole genome shotgun sequence contains these coding sequences:
- the LOC125353187 gene encoding cystatin-C-like: protein MSQHTMARTLGIRLLLLSTLAIAEYVNPESEASPLLGSFEKADVNSEEVQRAVDYAVGYHNQVQDNDAYIDDVVDILSAEQQMMAGMKYNLVLEMGRTTCTKFQSNLNNCPLNEEPGQEQRKFCSFEIYDVPWEHKMSMLKYNCKNA from the exons ATGTCCCAGCACACCATGGCCAGGACACTAGGCATTCGGCTGCTTCTGCTGTCTACTCTGGCCATAGCAGAGTATGTGAACCCTGAATCTGAAGCAAGCCCCTTGCTAGGGAGCTTTGAAAAGGCTGATGTCAACAGTGAGGAGGTGCAACGTGCCGTGGATTATGCTGTAGGGTATCACAACCAAGTGCAAGACAATGACGCTTACATAGATGATGTGGTGGACATTCTGAGTGCTGAACAGCAG ATGATGGCTGGAATGAAGTACAACCTGGTTTTGGAAATGGGCCGGACCACATGTACCAAGTTCCAGTCCAATTTGAATAACTGTCCCCTCAATGAGGAACCAGGTCAAGAGCAG AGAAAATTCTGCTCCTTTGAGATCTACGATGTGCCCTGGGAACACAAGATGTCTATGTTAAAGTACAACTGTAAAAATGCCTAA